One window from the genome of Salisaeta longa DSM 21114 encodes:
- a CDS encoding asparagine synthetase B family protein yields MTAPSLDPLRRRFILGPRLHPAFNDATHVRLRTGGLVLQAHPDLDVTHDTNDAGVSATLLGFALDPRTPRATNADVLNRLLQETTCAADAHRVTHFWGGRWVLVVEDASGARLFADPCGFRQAFYTDAAHNERWCATHPGLLSDVMPLTEAPNAREGFIETGAYQNRPEWVWPYDTALYQGVRRLLPNHFLDLTTGHAHRFWPTTPRREAPLVDVVTAVAPLLRGLMEGMAHRAPLAVAVTAGLDSRLVLAAARSVADRAWFHTQQYWAHTARTPDMYLPPRLCAHLGLAHHIVDCPADMTPAFAAQYHAHTHDAHPAYGVIAEGLHRHLPAGHVLVKGNGAEIARGRQVKVERPSIEDLARITVHASHHPFTEHHTARWLKEVRPVAARTGYAIPSLHYWEHRMGSWQAQAQTEWDLVCESFTPFNCRAVLVHLLATPVPVQEETQGHFYRLIDTLWPEALALPVNPTPLREKIRATLRTVWRRVRA; encoded by the coding sequence ATGACTGCTCCCTCGCTCGATCCGCTTCGGCGCCGCTTCATCCTGGGCCCGCGCCTGCACCCGGCCTTCAACGACGCCACGCACGTTAGGCTGCGCACCGGCGGCCTCGTCCTTCAGGCGCATCCCGACCTCGACGTGACACACGACACGAACGATGCCGGGGTCTCGGCGACGCTGCTTGGCTTCGCCCTCGATCCGCGTACCCCACGCGCTACCAACGCGGACGTGCTCAACCGCCTGCTGCAGGAAACCACGTGCGCCGCAGACGCCCACCGGGTCACCCACTTCTGGGGCGGCCGCTGGGTGCTTGTGGTGGAAGACGCGAGCGGCGCGCGCCTTTTCGCCGATCCGTGCGGCTTTCGGCAGGCGTTTTACACCGACGCCGCCCACAACGAGCGATGGTGCGCCACCCACCCTGGGCTGCTCAGCGATGTGATGCCGCTAACGGAAGCCCCCAACGCCCGCGAAGGATTCATAGAAACCGGCGCCTACCAGAACCGCCCCGAATGGGTGTGGCCCTACGACACCGCGCTGTACCAGGGCGTGCGGCGGCTGCTTCCCAATCACTTTCTTGACCTTACCACCGGCCACGCGCACCGCTTTTGGCCCACCACGCCCCGTCGTGAGGCGCCCCTTGTCGACGTCGTAACGGCCGTCGCACCGCTGCTGCGTGGCCTCATGGAGGGCATGGCGCATCGGGCGCCGCTGGCCGTTGCAGTAACCGCGGGCCTCGACAGCCGGCTCGTGCTCGCTGCGGCCCGCTCGGTCGCCGACCGCGCCTGGTTTCACACGCAACAATACTGGGCCCACACCGCCCGCACACCCGACATGTACCTGCCCCCGCGGCTGTGTGCCCACCTGGGCCTTGCGCACCACATCGTCGATTGTCCGGCTGACATGACGCCGGCGTTTGCGGCGCAGTATCATGCGCACACCCACGACGCCCACCCGGCCTATGGCGTGATCGCCGAGGGCCTGCACCGGCACCTGCCCGCCGGCCACGTGCTGGTAAAGGGTAATGGTGCCGAGATTGCGCGGGGTCGGCAGGTGAAGGTTGAGCGACCCTCAATAGAAGATTTGGCTCGAATTACGGTGCATGCTAGCCACCACCCCTTCACCGAACACCACACGGCGCGTTGGCTGAAAGAAGTACGCCCGGTGGCGGCCCGTACGGGCTACGCCATCCCCAGCCTGCATTACTGGGAGCACCGCATGGGAAGCTGGCAGGCGCAGGCCCAAACCGAGTGGGATCTGGTGTGCGAGTCGTTTACGCCGTTCAACTGCCGCGCGGTGCTCGTGCATTTGCTTGCAACGCCGGTGCCCGTGCAAGAGGAGACGCAGGGCCACTTCTATCGGCTTATTGACACGCTGTGGCCCGAGGCGCTTGCGCTGCCTGTCAACCCCACGCCGCTGCGCGAGAAAATTCGCGCCACGCTGCGCACAGTGTGGCGCCGTGTGCGGGCCTAA
- a CDS encoding glycosyltransferase → MATFPLVSVIVPVYNGAATLPACLDGLAAQAYPADRFEVIVVDNGSTDATASVARAAGVRVLHETDIQSSYAARNRGIRHAKGRLFAFTDADCVPAPDWLMQAVPAFEDATVGAVGGAITGGAPRTWVEAQLVAQGWLSEHGGLQHPYRPFPQTANAIYRREVFDAVGLFEARWISGGDADLAWRMQAETNWRVRHVPAAAVEHRHRTDLRGLYRQCKKWGHGHANLARRYGIECVRPALRSPTATLRFLVRTSASLVVQVLWAAARGRTFAKAPHYLILLTTRAGEHIGFLRGRRAITPGPQAAQW, encoded by the coding sequence ATGGCTACGTTCCCCCTGGTGTCGGTCATTGTGCCGGTGTACAACGGCGCGGCTACCCTGCCGGCATGCCTCGACGGGCTGGCTGCGCAGGCCTATCCGGCCGACCGCTTCGAAGTGATTGTCGTTGATAACGGCTCGACCGATGCCACCGCATCCGTCGCCCGTGCCGCCGGCGTGCGCGTCCTGCACGAAACCGACATTCAGTCGTCGTATGCTGCCCGCAACCGCGGCATTCGGCATGCCAAGGGGCGCTTGTTTGCGTTTACCGATGCCGATTGCGTTCCTGCGCCCGACTGGCTCATGCAGGCCGTTCCGGCGTTCGAGGATGCTACGGTGGGCGCTGTGGGCGGCGCTATCACGGGCGGCGCGCCCCGCACGTGGGTGGAGGCCCAACTGGTGGCCCAGGGCTGGCTCTCGGAGCACGGCGGGCTGCAACACCCGTACCGGCCGTTTCCCCAGACGGCAAACGCCATCTACCGGCGTGAGGTCTTCGATGCCGTGGGCCTGTTCGAGGCCCGCTGGATCTCGGGCGGCGACGCCGATTTGGCCTGGCGCATGCAGGCCGAAACCAACTGGCGCGTGCGGCACGTACCCGCGGCTGCGGTAGAACACCGGCACCGCACCGATTTGCGCGGGCTGTACCGGCAGTGTAAAAAGTGGGGCCACGGCCACGCCAACCTCGCCCGTCGCTACGGCATCGAGTGCGTACGGCCGGCGCTGCGCTCCCCCACCGCCACCTTGCGCTTCCTGGTGCGCACCTCGGCCTCGCTGGTGGTTCAGGTGCTGTGGGCCGCTGCCCGCGGGCGCACCTTCGCGAAGGCACCGCACTACCTCATTCTCCTGACCACGCGTGCCGGCGAGCACATCGGATTTCTCCGCGGCCGCCGCGCGATCACCCCCGGACCCCAAGCTGCCCAATGGTAA
- a CDS encoding glycosyltransferase family 2 protein, with protein sequence MVTAPPTCTVTLALCTRNNANSLQATLGSLAACTLPTGWTGELLLVDNGSSDDTQAMMRAFRHPVLSVRIVEEPRAGLSRARNAALHAARGHVILFTDDDVHVPAQWIEHMSRPILYGDADAVAGAVHLAPHLRRPWMTPLNTRVLAATQNFTSDRYPRLVGANMALRHDVTADVPAFDPELGPGALGFEEEVLFSDQLRAAGRRIVAAADVSVEHHFRPDRLLHSSFATTLQRMGESAGYVAHHWHHLPAPALSTWAALLRCRLMRAVYRRRRGTATAEGMRAAEQFWMRWYHYHRTRWALRHTPRHYARHGLVKLRGVLPEDPSSANERGTSRGREVLTPHPDEVDAARQPVGA encoded by the coding sequence ATGGTAACCGCTCCGCCCACCTGCACCGTCACCCTTGCGCTGTGCACGCGCAACAACGCCAACAGCCTGCAGGCCACCCTCGGCTCGCTGGCCGCCTGCACGCTGCCCACCGGATGGACCGGCGAGTTGCTGCTCGTCGACAATGGATCGTCGGATGACACACAAGCGATGATGCGGGCCTTCCGCCATCCGGTGTTGTCGGTTCGTATCGTGGAAGAACCCCGTGCGGGCCTTAGTCGCGCCCGCAACGCCGCCCTGCACGCCGCCCGTGGGCACGTCATCCTGTTCACCGACGACGACGTGCACGTGCCGGCGCAATGGATCGAGCACATGTCTCGGCCCATCTTGTACGGCGATGCAGATGCCGTAGCGGGCGCTGTGCACCTCGCGCCCCACCTGCGCCGCCCGTGGATGACCCCGCTCAACACGCGCGTCCTGGCCGCCACGCAAAACTTTACGTCCGATCGGTACCCGCGCCTTGTGGGCGCCAACATGGCGCTGCGCCACGACGTAACGGCCGATGTGCCGGCCTTCGACCCCGAGCTGGGCCCGGGCGCCCTCGGCTTTGAGGAGGAAGTCCTCTTCTCCGATCAGTTGCGGGCGGCGGGGCGGCGCATCGTTGCGGCCGCGGACGTCTCGGTGGAGCACCACTTCCGGCCCGATCGGCTGCTGCATTCGAGCTTCGCTACTACCCTGCAACGCATGGGCGAGAGCGCGGGCTACGTGGCCCACCACTGGCATCACCTCCCGGCGCCCGCCCTAAGCACATGGGCCGCGCTCCTGCGCTGCCGCCTGATGCGCGCCGTCTACCGCCGGCGCCGCGGGACGGCCACCGCCGAGGGCATGCGCGCAGCCGAGCAGTTCTGGATGCGCTGGTACCACTACCATCGCACCCGCTGGGCCCTGCGGCACACGCCGCGCCACTACGCGCGCCACGGGCTGGTGAAGCTACGTGGCGTGTTGCCCGAGGACCCGTCTTCAGCGAACGAGCGTGGTACGTCGCGTGGCCGTGAAGTGCTCACCCCGCACCCGGATGAAGTAGACGCCGCTCGCCAACCGGTTGGCGCGTAG
- a CDS encoding T9SS type A sorting domain-containing protein codes for MTRTTFRLYLIVCWMGWVGAAAPTAHAQTPFSECIQNVDNATVVLPDTLDSALGGSATLASGDVVAAVNAAGRCVGQVAWTDGRLATLSIAGPSEATSDPNVPDSETGYAAGEVLSFRVYDASADRVVEIGDAVRYAACTPQQILCRDDGAYATNRIYVVDALGAGALPVELAGFDATRNGNRVVLQWQTLSETNNAGFAVQRADAGTSTWQDIGYVAGAGTTNEPQTYRFATDPLAPGTYRFRLKQTDLDGTTALSKEVPVQIALQSAFALSEVAPNPMRERGRLSLTVREGQDVAVHVYNVLGQRVATLFDGRVPANSPQRLELRANRLASGVYFIRVRGEHFTATRRTTLVR; via the coding sequence ATGACACGCACCACCTTTCGTTTGTACCTCATCGTTTGCTGGATGGGATGGGTGGGCGCGGCCGCGCCCACCGCGCACGCACAGACGCCGTTCAGCGAATGCATCCAAAACGTAGACAACGCAACGGTCGTTTTGCCAGACACGCTCGACAGCGCCCTCGGCGGCTCCGCAACGCTGGCCTCAGGCGATGTGGTGGCCGCGGTGAATGCCGCGGGGCGGTGCGTGGGCCAGGTGGCGTGGACCGACGGCCGCCTTGCGACGCTTTCCATTGCGGGGCCCAGCGAAGCCACGAGCGACCCCAACGTGCCAGACTCGGAGACCGGCTACGCAGCGGGCGAGGTGCTCAGCTTTCGGGTGTACGATGCGTCGGCCGACCGGGTGGTGGAAATCGGCGATGCGGTGCGGTATGCCGCGTGCACGCCCCAGCAGATCCTCTGCCGTGATGATGGCGCGTATGCCACCAACCGGATCTACGTGGTGGATGCCTTGGGCGCCGGGGCGCTTCCTGTGGAGCTGGCGGGCTTTGACGCTACGCGGAACGGCAATCGCGTGGTACTGCAGTGGCAGACGCTGAGCGAGACGAACAACGCGGGCTTCGCCGTGCAACGCGCCGATGCGGGCACGAGCACCTGGCAAGACATTGGATATGTAGCGGGCGCCGGGACGACCAACGAGCCGCAAACGTATCGCTTCGCGACCGACCCGCTAGCACCGGGCACCTACCGCTTCCGCCTGAAGCAAACCGACCTGGACGGTACCACCGCGCTCTCGAAAGAGGTGCCCGTGCAGATTGCATTGCAGTCAGCCTTTGCGCTATCGGAGGTGGCGCCTAACCCGATGCGTGAGCGCGGGCGCCTGTCGCTTACAGTGCGTGAAGGGCAAGACGTCGCTGTGCATGTGTACAACGTGTTGGGACAGCGCGTGGCCACCTTGTTTGACGGGCGCGTGCCGGCCAACAGCCCGCAGCGGTTGGAGCTACGCGCCAACCGGTTGGCGAGCGGCGTCTACTTCATCCGGGTGCGGGGTGAGCACTTCACGGCCACGCGACGTACCACGCTCGTTCGCTGA
- a CDS encoding NAD(P)/FAD-dependent oxidoreductase, translating into MKAQRIVLVGGGHAMLPVLQAARRWTRAGHTVTLFDPSRYLYYSGMVPEYLGGVYRRSAVRIDLQALCQAAGVQRVEAAVAGLAPASRTVATADGRRWPYDVAAFDVGTRPPGQPEGVVPSKPLHRLLPLADRVEATLHAANAALRLAIVGGGAAGVECALNLSARFVAAGRAHDLTLHLVEAEDRLLPGFPTGLQAVVQRLLEARGAHLHTGAPVATVRATNVQLATGHKLPADAVLWATGTAAPAFFEGALATDARGFAQVASTLQTSAPGVFAAGDCATVQAHPGLANIGVHAVKQGPVLRDNLDRVVRARARGRTTDARPLRRFRPYPVAPLILSTGTSAGLWTDGTRWLRGRPLLRVKHYVDRSWMSTYAPRWRTSPRNWLDARAPLRA; encoded by the coding sequence ATGAAAGCGCAACGCATTGTGCTGGTGGGCGGCGGGCACGCCATGCTGCCGGTGCTGCAGGCGGCGCGTCGGTGGACGCGCGCCGGGCATACCGTCACCCTGTTCGACCCGTCGCGGTACCTGTACTACTCGGGCATGGTGCCGGAGTACCTGGGCGGGGTGTACCGGCGGTCGGCGGTGCGTATCGATCTGCAGGCGCTGTGCCAGGCTGCGGGCGTACAGCGGGTGGAAGCCGCGGTGGCGGGTCTTGCGCCCGCATCGCGTACCGTTGCTACCGCAGACGGGCGGCGCTGGCCGTACGACGTTGCGGCCTTCGACGTAGGCACGCGTCCGCCGGGCCAACCCGAGGGCGTGGTGCCGAGCAAGCCGCTGCATCGCCTGCTTCCCCTGGCCGATCGGGTGGAGGCGACGCTGCACGCCGCGAATGCCGCCTTGCGTCTCGCGATCGTGGGCGGTGGGGCCGCGGGCGTCGAGTGCGCCCTGAACCTCTCGGCCCGCTTCGTTGCCGCCGGCCGCGCCCACGACCTTACGCTACACCTTGTGGAAGCGGAAGATCGACTGCTGCCAGGATTTCCCACGGGGCTTCAGGCGGTTGTGCAGCGCCTGCTGGAGGCCCGCGGCGCCCACCTACACACCGGCGCACCGGTGGCTACGGTGCGGGCGACCAACGTGCAGCTGGCGACGGGCCACAAACTCCCGGCCGATGCGGTGCTGTGGGCGACGGGCACCGCGGCGCCCGCGTTCTTCGAAGGCGCCCTAGCCACCGACGCCCGCGGCTTTGCGCAGGTGGCGTCGACGCTTCAAACCAGCGCGCCCGGCGTGTTTGCCGCCGGCGATTGTGCGACTGTGCAGGCGCATCCTGGGCTTGCCAACATTGGCGTGCACGCCGTCAAGCAAGGGCCGGTGCTGCGAGATAATCTGGACCGCGTCGTTCGTGCGCGGGCCCGGGGGCGTACCACCGACGCCCGCCCCCTACGGCGCTTCCGGCCGTACCCTGTGGCGCCCCTCATCCTGTCCACCGGCACGTCTGCCGGGCTCTGGACCGACGGCACGCGCTGGCTGCGCGGCCGCCCGCTCCTCCGCGTCAAGCACTACGTCGATCGGTCGTGGATGAGTACATATGCCCCACGCTGGCGCACGTCGCCCCGAAATTGGCTCGATGCCCGCGCGCCGCTCCGCGCGTGA
- a CDS encoding AAA family ATPase: MADAHDPATLEELSTAYERLRTEIGKVIVGQEHIVEMVCVCLMARGHTLLIGVPGLAKTLLVRTLSQALDLSFSRIQFTPDLMPSDITGTEILQEHAGGARSFEFSRGPIFANIVLADEINRTPPKTQAALLEAMQEHHVTAAGETMPLDPPFFVLATQNPIEQEGTYPLPEAQLDRFMLNLWLDYPSFDEEVEVVRGTTSGANQSVAPVMTREELQTYQRFVRQIPVADQLIEYAVGLVARTRPGTDAAPEFVDNYLSYGAGPRASQYLVLGAKALAALDGRMTPLQADVQRMARPVLRHRIVPNFNAEADGVDALAVIDRLLEA, translated from the coding sequence ATGGCCGACGCGCACGACCCTGCCACGCTCGAAGAACTCAGCACCGCCTATGAGCGGCTGCGCACCGAAATCGGAAAAGTCATTGTCGGTCAGGAGCACATCGTGGAGATGGTGTGCGTGTGCCTGATGGCCCGCGGGCATACGCTGCTGATTGGCGTGCCCGGGTTGGCCAAAACGCTGCTGGTGCGCACGCTGTCGCAGGCCCTCGATCTGTCGTTCAGCCGCATACAGTTTACGCCGGACCTCATGCCGAGCGACATCACCGGCACCGAAATTCTACAGGAGCACGCGGGCGGCGCGCGCTCGTTCGAGTTTTCGCGGGGGCCCATCTTTGCCAACATCGTCCTGGCCGACGAGATCAACCGCACCCCGCCCAAAACGCAGGCCGCGCTCTTAGAAGCCATGCAGGAGCATCACGTGACGGCGGCGGGCGAGACGATGCCGCTTGATCCGCCCTTCTTTGTGCTGGCCACCCAAAATCCCATCGAGCAGGAGGGCACCTACCCGCTGCCCGAGGCGCAGCTCGACCGGTTCATGCTGAATCTGTGGCTCGATTATCCGTCGTTCGATGAGGAGGTAGAGGTCGTGCGGGGCACCACATCGGGCGCCAACCAATCGGTAGCGCCGGTGATGACGCGTGAGGAGCTGCAAACCTATCAGCGCTTCGTGCGGCAGATTCCGGTGGCGGATCAGCTCATCGAGTATGCGGTGGGGCTGGTGGCGCGCACGCGCCCCGGCACCGACGCGGCCCCCGAGTTTGTGGACAACTACTTGAGCTATGGCGCGGGGCCCCGCGCCTCGCAGTACCTGGTGCTGGGCGCGAAGGCGTTGGCCGCGCTGGATGGCCGCATGACGCCGCTACAGGCTGACGTGCAGCGGATGGCGCGTCCGGTGCTGCGGCACCGCATCGTTCCCAACTTCAACGCCGAAGCCGACGGCGTTGACGCACTGGCCGTTATCGATCGGTTGCTTGAGGCGTAG
- a CDS encoding peptidylprolyl isomerase codes for MLLLSRIRHGLLRSLLAAVALFFVVAPVHAQQSAAQRPVIDRIVAVVGDDIVLQSDVDQLVRSMMQQRRMTYSKELWMQALQQVVNQQVMAEKARQDTTITVSEQQLTDQLDMQVNRMIEQTGGRQALEQAFGKSLIEIKADFRDRLRDQLLAQQLRSRRLQKVDVTPSEVRDWFERIPKDSLPDLPATVRLSHIVRYPEPTKTALRQAREIITTLRDSIVNDGASFEAMARQYSDDEGTAPGGGRLVDIQVEQLEPEFAAVATRTPVGEVSQIFYNESRKGYHILRVNAREAGVIDFNHILIQVNPGQVDAKATKQYLSAVRDTLLNYDVPFELMARRHSEEPASKENGGQVLAPQSNSRDLVLRALGPSWQRTIRTLEEGEISKPTRVTLLSGEKAYHILKLDRRMPAHTVSLATDYIRIRQYALRSKRQRVLDEWLSNLREDIYVDIRVNPSSIRSSLASVR; via the coding sequence ATGCTTCTATTGTCTCGCATCCGTCACGGCCTGCTTCGTAGCCTCCTGGCGGCTGTCGCGTTATTTTTTGTCGTCGCGCCAGTGCATGCCCAGCAGTCTGCTGCGCAGCGCCCGGTCATCGACCGCATCGTGGCCGTCGTGGGTGACGACATCGTCCTGCAGTCGGATGTGGATCAGCTGGTGCGCTCGATGATGCAGCAGCGGCGCATGACGTATTCCAAGGAGCTTTGGATGCAGGCCCTGCAGCAGGTCGTCAACCAGCAGGTGATGGCCGAAAAAGCCCGCCAAGACACCACCATCACCGTCTCGGAGCAGCAGCTCACCGATCAGCTCGACATGCAGGTCAATCGCATGATCGAGCAGACCGGCGGCCGTCAGGCGCTGGAGCAGGCCTTTGGCAAAAGCCTTATCGAGATCAAGGCCGACTTCCGCGACCGCTTGCGCGACCAACTGCTGGCGCAACAGCTGCGCAGCCGGCGCCTGCAAAAAGTAGACGTTACGCCGAGCGAGGTGCGCGATTGGTTTGAACGTATCCCGAAGGATTCGCTGCCCGACCTACCGGCCACCGTGCGGCTCTCGCACATCGTGCGCTATCCCGAGCCCACCAAGACGGCGCTCCGCCAGGCCCGCGAGATTATCACCACCCTGCGCGATTCCATTGTAAATGATGGCGCCTCCTTTGAAGCCATGGCCCGCCAGTATTCCGACGACGAAGGAACTGCCCCCGGCGGTGGACGCCTGGTTGACATCCAGGTTGAACAGCTGGAGCCGGAGTTTGCCGCTGTAGCCACGCGCACGCCGGTGGGCGAGGTCTCGCAAATTTTCTACAACGAGTCGCGTAAGGGCTACCACATCTTGCGGGTGAACGCGCGCGAAGCCGGCGTCATCGACTTCAACCACATTCTAATACAAGTGAACCCGGGGCAGGTCGATGCGAAAGCAACCAAGCAGTACCTGAGCGCCGTGCGCGACACCCTCTTGAACTACGACGTGCCCTTTGAGCTGATGGCACGGCGGCACTCCGAGGAGCCGGCCTCCAAAGAAAACGGCGGACAAGTGCTGGCGCCGCAGTCGAACTCCCGCGACCTGGTGCTGCGTGCCTTGGGTCCCTCGTGGCAGCGCACCATTCGCACGCTAGAAGAAGGCGAGATCAGCAAGCCCACACGCGTGACGCTCCTGAGCGGCGAAAAGGCGTACCACATCCTGAAGCTCGACCGCCGCATGCCCGCGCACACCGTCAGCCTGGCTACTGACTACATTCGTATCCGTCAGTATGCCCTGCGGAGCAAGCGGCAGCGCGTGCTGGATGAGTGGCTGTCCAACCTCCGCGAAGACATATACGTCGACATCCGGGTCAATCCAAGCTCCATCCGCAGTTCGCTGGCGAGCGTGCGGTAA
- a CDS encoding foldase protein PrsA, producing the protein MLQRIVSCTGLALLVALLAGCQQPDPRVDYVARVGGYYLTEQELSEMLPRTGLQGDSAQARKQIIEQWVTHTLLLREALNRDLKNDPAVREQLREQERAVLVGALTNRLYAQAEKAPTASAVAAYYQQHKEQLRLHTPLVRVRHLETPVRADAQAARDALAEAPAAQADSLWSRLVARYAARPEQARTLSATLVSEARLFGHAPYLRDELLQLDAGAVAPVLRTDSMYHILQVVERIPAGTIPKQAWVEDEIRRRLRMQARKQTYAREVQRLRNEARARNELELPATP; encoded by the coding sequence ATGCTACAGCGCATCGTTTCTTGCACCGGCCTCGCCCTGCTTGTCGCTCTGCTCGCGGGGTGCCAACAGCCCGATCCGCGCGTCGACTATGTCGCGCGCGTGGGCGGTTACTACCTGACCGAGCAGGAGCTCTCGGAGATGCTCCCGCGAACGGGTTTGCAGGGCGACTCGGCACAGGCCCGCAAGCAGATCATCGAACAATGGGTGACGCACACCTTGCTGCTTCGGGAGGCGCTGAACCGGGACCTGAAGAACGATCCGGCCGTGCGCGAGCAATTGCGCGAACAAGAGCGCGCCGTGCTGGTGGGAGCCCTCACCAACCGATTGTACGCCCAGGCCGAAAAAGCCCCCACCGCCTCGGCCGTCGCGGCGTATTATCAGCAGCACAAAGAGCAGTTGCGGTTGCACACGCCGCTTGTGCGGGTGCGCCACCTTGAAACGCCGGTACGTGCCGATGCGCAGGCCGCGCGCGATGCACTGGCCGAAGCCCCCGCGGCGCAGGCCGATTCGCTTTGGAGCCGGCTCGTCGCCCGGTATGCCGCGCGCCCGGAGCAAGCGCGCACCCTAAGCGCCACCCTAGTGTCCGAGGCCCGCCTCTTTGGGCATGCGCCGTACCTCCGCGACGAACTGCTGCAACTGGACGCGGGCGCCGTGGCGCCGGTGCTCCGAACCGACTCGATGTACCACATCCTACAGGTCGTAGAGCGGATTCCTGCCGGCACCATTCCGAAACAAGCATGGGTGGAAGACGAAATACGCCGCCGACTCCGCATGCAGGCCCGGAAACAGACCTATGCGCGTGAGGTTCAACGCCTCCGCAACGAAGCCCGCGCCCGAAACGAACTGGAGCTGCCCGCTACGCCGTAG